One Micromonospora sp. WMMD812 genomic window carries:
- a CDS encoding GNAT family N-acetyltransferase, translating to MVDAFERRHDDRRADVPISVVPANEASWDDLRAVFGTRGEAARCQCQWFKARGRDWASLPVEARAERLRDETGCGDPEADRTSGLVAYLDGEPVGWCAVEPRTAYERLRHARIPWAGRDEDRDDDGVWAVTCFVTRVGFRRRGVSRALAGAAVAFARERGARAVEGYPLVLRPGQEVAWGELYVGSTGIFADAGFVEVSRPTPRRAVMRVDVTS from the coding sequence GTGGTTGATGCCTTCGAGCGGCGGCACGACGACCGCCGTGCGGACGTTCCGATCTCCGTCGTACCGGCGAACGAGGCGAGCTGGGATGACCTCCGGGCGGTGTTCGGCACGCGTGGCGAGGCGGCGCGCTGCCAGTGCCAGTGGTTCAAGGCGCGGGGCCGGGACTGGGCGTCGCTTCCCGTCGAGGCGCGGGCCGAGCGGCTGCGGGACGAGACGGGCTGCGGTGATCCGGAGGCCGACCGCACCAGCGGCCTCGTCGCGTACCTGGACGGCGAGCCGGTCGGCTGGTGCGCGGTCGAGCCGCGCACCGCGTACGAGCGGCTGCGGCACGCCCGGATCCCGTGGGCCGGGCGGGACGAGGACCGGGACGACGACGGCGTGTGGGCGGTGACCTGCTTCGTCACCCGGGTGGGCTTCCGCCGCCGTGGCGTCAGCCGTGCGCTGGCCGGGGCCGCCGTCGCGTTCGCGCGGGAGCGCGGTGCCCGCGCCGTCGAGGGCTACCCGCTGGTCCTCCGCCCCGGCCAGGAGGTGGCCTGGGGCGAGTTGTACGTGGGCAGCACCGGCATCTTCGCCGACGCCGGGTTCGTCGAGGTCAGCCGACCCACGCCCCGGCGAGCCGTGATGCGGGTCGACGTCACCTCGTAA
- the glp gene encoding gephyrin-like molybdotransferase Glp, translating to MTATADAEAAANELTPLADYLGSVLRRLRALPPLDLDLTQAYGNVLAEDVVAPHAFPAFDQAAVDGYAARWEDISGAGRAAGGRAVRLNVVGDLGAASWRPVRLTPGSCFSVAAGAPLPVAADVVVPVEWTDQGMAAVEIYRTPKRGYGLRRAGEEVPAGTVLARAGTYVSPALVAVFAATGIGHVVVRPSPRVVIVATGDELVDVGRGSQPGQVVDANSHALTAAAVEAGALAYRVGICDDDPEGLRGLLEDQTLRADLIITTGGTGTGPGDMVRRILSRREGGRAGPVAFTDVALYPGTALGFGTVGAEEVPVVCLPGDPGAALIGFEVLARPAIQLLAGAEPVFRPSVRAHLLETVSSPGGLREFRPAHVAERRGGGYTVQPLSGGPFTLSGLAEANGLLVLGERVTTAAAGSTVDVLLLDRRR from the coding sequence ATGACCGCGACGGCCGACGCCGAGGCGGCCGCGAACGAGTTGACGCCGCTCGCCGACTACCTGGGCAGCGTGCTGCGCAGGTTACGCGCGCTGCCTCCGCTCGACCTCGACCTCACCCAGGCGTACGGCAACGTCCTCGCCGAGGACGTCGTCGCGCCGCACGCCTTCCCGGCGTTCGACCAGGCGGCGGTGGACGGGTACGCGGCCCGCTGGGAGGACATCTCCGGCGCGGGCCGGGCCGCCGGCGGGCGGGCCGTACGCCTCAATGTGGTCGGTGACCTCGGCGCGGCGAGCTGGCGACCGGTCCGGCTCACCCCCGGCTCGTGCTTCTCGGTCGCCGCGGGGGCGCCGCTCCCGGTCGCCGCGGACGTGGTGGTCCCGGTGGAGTGGACCGACCAGGGCATGGCCGCGGTGGAGATCTACCGCACCCCCAAGCGGGGGTACGGCCTCCGCCGGGCCGGCGAGGAGGTGCCCGCCGGCACCGTGCTGGCCCGCGCCGGCACGTACGTCTCCCCGGCGCTGGTCGCGGTCTTCGCCGCCACCGGTATCGGGCACGTGGTGGTGCGGCCCAGCCCGCGGGTGGTCATCGTGGCCACCGGCGACGAGCTCGTCGACGTGGGCCGGGGGAGCCAGCCCGGCCAGGTGGTGGACGCGAACTCGCACGCGCTGACCGCGGCCGCCGTCGAGGCGGGCGCGCTGGCGTACCGGGTCGGGATCTGCGACGACGACCCGGAGGGGCTGCGCGGGCTGCTGGAGGACCAGACCCTGCGCGCCGACCTCATCATCACCACCGGTGGCACCGGTACCGGCCCCGGCGACATGGTCCGGCGGATCCTCTCCCGTCGGGAGGGCGGCCGGGCCGGGCCGGTGGCCTTCACCGACGTGGCGCTCTACCCGGGCACCGCGCTCGGGTTCGGCACCGTCGGGGCCGAGGAGGTGCCGGTCGTCTGCCTGCCCGGCGACCCCGGTGCGGCCCTCATCGGCTTCGAGGTGCTGGCCCGGCCGGCGATCCAACTGCTGGCCGGAGCCGAGCCGGTGTTCCGGCCCAGCGTCCGGGCACACCTGTTGGAGACCGTGTCGTCGCCCGGTGGACTGCGCGAGTTCCGCCCCGCCCACGTGGCCGAGCGACGCGGTGGCGGCTACACCGTCCAGCCGCTGAGTGGCGGGCCGTTCACCCTCTCCGGGCTGGCCGAGGCCAACGGCCTGCTCGTGCTCGGCGAGCGGGTCACCACGGCCGCCGCCGGGTCCACGGTGGACGTCCTGCTGCTGGACCGCCGACGATGA
- a CDS encoding GNAT family protein: protein MSLFGTGRPPGWPAVLVDGPVVLRPYRRSDAAAWSEVRRANQSWLAPWEASLPGDWDELNSPAAFRWVHRDQRRSARTGEGMPFAVCLRENGQERVVGHLNVGSIVRRAFCSGYVGYWVDHRVAGRGVIPTALALAVDHAFGPGGLHRVEVNIRPENRPSRRVVEKLGFREESYHVRYMHIDGAWRDHIGYAMTSEEVAAEGGLLARWHRVRAAAR from the coding sequence GTGAGCCTCTTCGGAACCGGACGACCGCCCGGCTGGCCCGCCGTCCTCGTGGACGGTCCGGTGGTGCTGCGGCCGTACCGGCGTTCGGACGCGGCCGCCTGGTCGGAGGTGCGGCGGGCGAACCAGAGCTGGCTGGCCCCGTGGGAGGCGTCGCTGCCCGGCGACTGGGACGAGCTGAACTCCCCGGCCGCGTTCCGCTGGGTGCACCGGGACCAGCGCCGCTCGGCGCGTACCGGCGAGGGGATGCCGTTCGCGGTCTGCCTGCGCGAGAACGGGCAGGAGCGCGTGGTCGGGCACCTCAACGTCGGCAGCATCGTCCGGCGGGCGTTCTGCTCCGGATACGTGGGTTACTGGGTGGACCACCGGGTGGCCGGGCGCGGCGTGATCCCGACCGCGCTGGCGCTCGCCGTGGACCACGCCTTCGGCCCGGGCGGGCTGCACCGGGTGGAGGTCAACATCCGGCCGGAGAACCGGCCGTCCCGCCGGGTGGTGGAGAAGCTCGGGTTCCGCGAGGAGTCGTACCACGTGCGCTACATGCACATCGACGGTGCGTGGCGGGACCACATCGGATACGCGATGACCAGCGAGGAGGTCGCCGCCGAGGGCGGACTGTTGGCCCGCTGGCACCGGGTACGTGCCGCGGCGAGGTGA
- a CDS encoding general stress protein CsbD translates to MSFERANDKIEQLAGPARARMGDLTQEERSRADRVAQRDEIRGKQPGEHIQEDARDAKDNFTS, encoded by the coding sequence ATGAGCTTCGAGCGGGCGAACGACAAGATCGAGCAGTTGGCCGGCCCGGCCCGGGCCCGGATGGGCGACCTGACCCAGGAAGAACGGTCCCGGGCGGATCGGGTGGCACAGCGGGACGAGATCCGCGGCAAACAGCCCGGCGAGCACATCCAGGAGGACGCTCGGGACGCGAAGGACAACTTCACGAGCTGA
- a CDS encoding TetR family transcriptional regulator, whose protein sequence is MGRVSQAQAQENRQRVVAVASRMFREKGTAVSVADVMKAAGLTHGGFYKQFASKEDLVDEAAAYAFDKPAAYSAVAIEEHAGEPGAARRTLIERYLSVWHRDHAGEGCPVSGFAADLGREPDQAARAHQAYLNGVRNLAAQLATGDDDGLAQLCTMVGALVLARAARGNPLSEDLLQAARTALTERGTEQSDPRQRTD, encoded by the coding sequence GTGGGCCGCGTGTCCCAGGCACAAGCGCAGGAGAACCGCCAGCGCGTCGTAGCCGTTGCTTCCCGGATGTTCCGTGAGAAGGGCACCGCGGTGAGCGTCGCCGATGTGATGAAGGCCGCCGGGCTCACCCACGGTGGGTTCTACAAGCAGTTCGCCTCCAAGGAGGACCTGGTCGACGAGGCCGCCGCCTACGCCTTCGACAAGCCGGCGGCATACTCGGCGGTGGCGATCGAGGAGCACGCCGGGGAGCCTGGGGCCGCCCGCCGGACGCTCATCGAGCGGTACCTCTCGGTCTGGCACCGCGATCACGCCGGGGAGGGCTGCCCCGTCTCCGGATTCGCCGCTGACCTGGGGCGCGAGCCCGACCAGGCCGCGCGTGCCCACCAGGCCTACCTCAACGGGGTACGGAATCTCGCCGCTCAGCTGGCCACCGGCGACGACGACGGCTTGGCCCAGCTCTGCACCATGGTCGGTGCCCTCGTCCTCGCCCGCGCCGCCCGGGGCAACCCGCTCTCCGAAGACCTGCTCCAGGCCGCGCGCACGGCGCTCACCGAGCGCGGCACCGAGCAGTCCGATCCGCGGCAGCGCACGGACTGA
- a CDS encoding FAD-dependent oxidoreductase — protein MPPSPSRLFSEIATAERPAETTVIMRRAVVLGGSIAGLMAARVLSDHAEEVLIIERDPSEVDDGPRPGVPQGSQVHALLPAGQMQLERWFPGIADEAIALGAPTPPAEEGAAKIFLNGVLGLPPAPTDGGPALITTRPFLEALVRRRTLAVDNIRMVYGRAESLVFADQRVTGARYVPEGGAEPIVEPADLVVDAMGRSSRLSDWLSDNGWPRPPMQRMPIRLNYATALYKRDEKVSDTWVVVYHAMAGKGRTARIGGINSVEADRWIMLVAGYDDDRPSRDVADYAARCRDHYPPMFGDIAEHGEMLGGVVTYHQADSRRRDFHKLDRLPAGLVAAGDAVASFNPVYGQGMTSATLHASCLSAYLRSGPRPHEVPARAYFDQVKVIVDAAWQVSTTADIELPHVDGPYPRGYRITKWFGDLIFRTSQTDPVLSSRLNRVTTMLDHPATLSRPATLLRALRLGLFRGRPTPSSGGRA, from the coding sequence GTGCCCCCCTCCCCGTCCCGGCTCTTCTCGGAGATAGCAACGGCGGAACGACCGGCCGAGACCACAGTGATCATGCGGCGGGCGGTGGTGCTCGGCGGCAGCATCGCCGGGCTGATGGCGGCCCGCGTTCTCAGTGACCACGCCGAGGAAGTGCTGATCATCGAGCGGGATCCGTCCGAGGTCGATGACGGGCCACGGCCGGGCGTACCGCAGGGCAGCCAGGTGCACGCGCTGCTGCCGGCCGGCCAGATGCAGTTGGAGCGCTGGTTTCCCGGCATCGCCGACGAGGCCATCGCGCTCGGCGCACCGACGCCGCCCGCCGAGGAGGGCGCGGCGAAGATCTTCCTGAACGGCGTATTGGGGCTTCCGCCGGCGCCGACCGACGGTGGCCCGGCCCTGATCACCACGCGTCCGTTCCTGGAAGCCCTGGTCCGGCGACGGACCCTCGCCGTCGACAACATCCGGATGGTGTACGGCCGCGCGGAGAGCCTGGTCTTCGCCGACCAGCGCGTCACCGGCGCCCGGTACGTGCCCGAGGGCGGCGCCGAGCCGATCGTCGAACCGGCGGACCTGGTGGTCGACGCGATGGGCCGGTCCAGCCGACTGAGCGACTGGCTGTCCGACAACGGATGGCCCCGTCCGCCGATGCAGCGGATGCCGATCAGGCTGAACTACGCGACCGCGCTCTACAAGCGGGACGAGAAGGTCAGCGACACCTGGGTGGTGGTCTACCACGCGATGGCCGGCAAGGGCCGCACCGCCCGGATCGGTGGGATCAACTCGGTCGAGGCGGACCGCTGGATCATGCTGGTCGCCGGCTACGACGACGACCGGCCCAGCCGCGACGTCGCCGACTACGCCGCCCGCTGCCGCGACCACTACCCGCCGATGTTCGGCGACATCGCCGAGCACGGCGAGATGCTCGGCGGGGTGGTCACGTACCACCAGGCCGACAGCCGGCGCCGGGACTTCCACAAGCTCGACCGGCTGCCGGCCGGGCTGGTCGCCGCCGGCGACGCGGTCGCCTCGTTCAATCCGGTGTACGGCCAGGGCATGACCTCGGCGACGCTGCACGCCTCCTGCCTGTCGGCGTACCTCCGGTCCGGCCCGAGGCCGCACGAGGTGCCGGCGCGGGCGTACTTCGACCAGGTCAAGGTGATCGTCGACGCCGCCTGGCAGGTCTCCACCACCGCCGACATCGAGCTGCCGCACGTCGACGGGCCGTACCCGCGCGGATACCGGATCACCAAGTGGTTCGGAGACCTCATCTTCCGGACCTCGCAGACCGATCCGGTGCTCAGCTCCCGGCTGAACCGGGTCACCACCATGCTCGACCATCCGGCGACGCTGAGCCGGCCGGCCACCCTGCTCCGAGCGCTCCGGCTCGGCCTGTTCCGAGGCCGCCCCACCCCCTCGTCCGGCGGCCGGGCATAG
- a CDS encoding transcriptional regulator yields the protein MTGQLDPVIHPTHRLKICAMLDTGTPVEMSVIKDTVGLSRSALSKQVAALVDAGYVNQERSHRDSRRIWLTLTKEGKKAYRAHVQALQEIVAGSIQPS from the coding sequence ATGACCGGACAGCTGGACCCGGTCATCCACCCAACGCACCGGCTGAAGATTTGCGCCATGCTCGACACCGGTACGCCCGTGGAGATGTCCGTCATCAAGGACACCGTCGGCTTGAGCCGTTCCGCGCTCAGCAAGCAGGTCGCAGCGCTTGTCGACGCGGGATATGTCAACCAAGAACGCTCCCATCGCGACTCCCGGCGCATCTGGTTGACACTGACGAAAGAAGGCAAGAAGGCCTACCGCGCCCACGTCCAAGCGCTGCAAGAGATCGTCGCTGGCTCAATACAGCCCTCGTGA
- a CDS encoding UTP--glucose-1-phosphate uridylyltransferase, translating into MSVHSANSSGTAAATGRTHAVKAVIPAAGLATRFLPATKAVPKELLPVVDRPVLQYIVEEATQAGINDVLLITGRGKTSMVDHFDRRPDLEARLENKPEILAAVQRPSELAEIYTVRQPEQLGLGHAVGYAESHVGDQPFAVLLGDEFVKLDQPLLPAMLELQARTGGVVLAFFEVDPAETKRYGIASVEPAEAELTDIGEVVKVTGMVEKPKPEDAPSNLAVLGRYVLPGTIFDAIRRTEPGSGGEIQLTDAMELLRTEGTPVHAIVYRGIRYDTGMPLGYLQTVVQIAVERDDLGAEFRKWLVDFVNSDASGGSGT; encoded by the coding sequence ATGTCGGTGCACTCAGCGAACTCCTCAGGTACGGCCGCCGCGACCGGCCGTACTCACGCGGTCAAGGCCGTCATCCCTGCCGCCGGTCTGGCCACCCGGTTCCTGCCGGCGACGAAGGCGGTGCCCAAGGAGCTGCTGCCGGTGGTCGACCGGCCGGTGTTGCAGTACATCGTCGAGGAGGCCACCCAGGCCGGCATCAACGACGTGCTGTTGATCACCGGACGGGGTAAGACCTCGATGGTGGACCACTTCGACCGCCGTCCCGACCTGGAGGCCCGGCTGGAGAACAAGCCGGAGATCCTGGCCGCAGTGCAGCGCCCCAGCGAGCTGGCCGAGATCTACACCGTCCGGCAGCCCGAGCAGCTCGGCCTCGGCCACGCCGTCGGGTACGCCGAGTCACACGTCGGCGATCAGCCCTTCGCGGTGCTCCTCGGCGACGAGTTCGTCAAGCTCGACCAGCCCCTGCTGCCGGCCATGCTGGAGCTCCAGGCCCGCACCGGGGGCGTGGTGCTGGCGTTCTTCGAGGTCGACCCGGCCGAGACCAAGCGGTACGGCATCGCCTCGGTCGAGCCGGCCGAGGCGGAGCTGACCGACATCGGCGAAGTCGTCAAGGTCACCGGCATGGTGGAGAAGCCCAAGCCGGAGGACGCGCCGAGCAACCTCGCCGTCCTCGGCCGGTACGTGCTGCCCGGGACGATCTTCGACGCGATCCGGCGTACCGAGCCGGGCAGCGGCGGCGAGATCCAGCTGACCGACGCGATGGAGCTGCTGCGCACCGAGGGCACGCCGGTGCACGCGATCGTCTACCGGGGCATCCGCTACGACACCGGCATGCCGCTGGGCTACCTCCAGACGGTGGTGCAGATCGCCGTCGAGCGCGACGACCTCGGCGCCGAGTTCCGCAAGTGGCTGGTCGACTTCGTCAACTCCGACGCGTCGGGTGGATCTGGTACATGA
- a CDS encoding 4'-phosphopantetheinyl transferase superfamily protein yields the protein MRDLLPPEVAVAVAGPDDWTAPLLAAELACLSDSAVESRRRDFTAGRVCARRAMAALGLLPSAVLSAADRAPVWPPGVVGTITHTRGYCAAAAASSSVVRSVGMDAEQHRELNPGVRRLISLPEEDERMAALPAGVSWPAVLFSAKETVYKVWHPVVGTWLDFADAHVELDPDAGTFTARISPARIDAAPVDNPPRTVRGRFVVADGLVRTAAVLPTD from the coding sequence ATGCGTGACCTGCTGCCGCCGGAGGTCGCCGTGGCCGTGGCCGGCCCGGACGACTGGACCGCGCCGCTGCTCGCCGCGGAGCTGGCCTGCCTCAGCGACAGCGCGGTCGAGAGCCGGCGGCGGGACTTCACCGCCGGGCGGGTCTGCGCGCGGCGGGCGATGGCGGCGCTCGGGCTCCTGCCGTCGGCTGTACTGTCGGCCGCCGACCGGGCGCCGGTGTGGCCGCCCGGCGTGGTCGGCACGATCACCCACACCCGCGGCTACTGCGCGGCGGCCGCGGCCAGCAGCAGCGTGGTGCGCTCCGTAGGCATGGACGCCGAGCAGCACCGGGAGCTCAATCCAGGGGTACGCCGACTGATCAGCCTGCCGGAGGAGGACGAGCGGATGGCCGCGCTGCCGGCCGGCGTGTCCTGGCCGGCGGTGCTGTTCAGCGCCAAGGAGACCGTCTACAAGGTCTGGCATCCGGTGGTCGGCACCTGGCTGGACTTCGCCGACGCGCACGTCGAGCTGGATCCGGACGCCGGAACGTTCACCGCCCGGATCTCCCCGGCCCGGATCGACGCCGCGCCCGTCGACAACCCGCCACGGACGGTGCGCGGCCGGTTCGTGGTGGCGGACGGGCTCGTCCGCACCGCCGCCGTGCTCCCGACGGACTGA
- a CDS encoding NAD(P)H-binding protein produces MVASNLVLIPGASGVGRTVFENLRAHEVPVRFMVRREDERAAELRALGAEVVIGDLTRPETVAAALQGVTRMYFAMAVSPDHLLAATVAASVAKEYGQLEALVDLSQMTVSQMTATSTEESHQQRLHWLAEQVLNWSGLPVVHIRPTAFLDTPLFTTMAARSIRENGTIALPFGTGRTSPVAVDDVARVVATVLRDPAPHIGQVYELTGPRSVDMTELAAAFSRALDRPVTYVDLALDRWQAQLPKLGMPPHLEQHVATMARLHRENRYDRTTDGVERVTGTPPQSIEAFVAAHKDLYLG; encoded by the coding sequence ATGGTTGCCAGCAACCTTGTTCTCATCCCCGGTGCCAGCGGTGTGGGCCGCACTGTCTTCGAAAATTTGCGTGCTCACGAGGTGCCCGTGCGTTTCATGGTCCGTCGCGAGGACGAGCGTGCGGCTGAGCTGCGGGCGCTCGGCGCGGAGGTCGTCATCGGTGACCTGACCCGGCCCGAGACCGTAGCGGCGGCGCTGCAGGGCGTCACGCGGATGTACTTCGCGATGGCCGTGTCGCCGGACCACCTGCTGGCGGCGACTGTGGCGGCCTCCGTCGCGAAGGAGTACGGGCAACTGGAGGCCCTGGTCGACCTGTCGCAGATGACGGTGTCGCAGATGACCGCCACCAGCACCGAGGAGTCGCACCAGCAGCGGCTGCACTGGCTGGCGGAGCAGGTGCTGAACTGGTCCGGCCTGCCCGTGGTGCACATCCGGCCGACCGCGTTCCTGGACACTCCCCTGTTCACCACGATGGCGGCGCGGTCGATTCGAGAGAACGGCACGATCGCGCTGCCGTTCGGCACCGGACGCACCTCGCCGGTCGCCGTGGACGATGTCGCACGGGTCGTCGCCACCGTGCTCCGCGACCCGGCTCCGCACATCGGACAGGTCTACGAGCTGACCGGGCCGCGGTCGGTCGACATGACGGAGTTGGCCGCGGCCTTCTCCCGGGCGCTGGATCGTCCGGTGACCTATGTGGACCTAGCGCTGGACCGGTGGCAGGCCCAACTGCCGAAGCTGGGAATGCCGCCGCACCTCGAACAGCACGTCGCCACCATGGCCCGGCTGCACCGGGAGAACCGTTACGACCGCACGACCGACGGCGTCGAGCGCGTGACGGGCACCCCGCCCCAGTCGATCGAGGCGTTCGTGGCCGCCCACAAGGACCTCTACCTGGGCTGA
- a CDS encoding peptidase, which yields MRTIPRALVALLAAASPALLPTAAAADATPTATPSPGAATVTRAGTSFLTATAIAAGQPVRVGASTGDHLYWSFTAEAGQVHDITAAVAFPRDRSGAATWTIDVFDGLRRRQACTAGAQTPTVEKTAATVSLGCTLREVRPWAEPWSADPLPGTYFVRLSVIDVPEPDLGAPVEVELLVSADGDGGAPADDGELAAPLVPNTRAGAVLTDASAAAPRNDADEEGLGDLLPALGSRWIWTTAGGVLAAVAGVVGFALTRRPRRP from the coding sequence GTGCGTACCATCCCGAGGGCACTGGTGGCGCTGCTGGCCGCCGCCAGCCCCGCGCTGCTGCCCACCGCGGCCGCCGCGGACGCCACCCCCACGGCCACCCCCTCGCCCGGCGCCGCGACGGTGACCCGGGCGGGCACGTCGTTCCTCACCGCCACCGCCATCGCCGCCGGCCAGCCGGTCCGGGTCGGCGCGTCCACCGGTGACCACCTCTACTGGTCGTTCACGGCCGAGGCCGGCCAGGTGCACGACATCACCGCCGCCGTGGCGTTCCCCAGGGACCGCAGCGGCGCGGCCACCTGGACCATCGACGTCTTCGACGGGCTGCGCCGGCGACAGGCGTGCACGGCCGGGGCGCAGACGCCGACCGTCGAGAAGACAGCCGCCACCGTGTCGCTCGGCTGCACGCTGCGCGAGGTCCGGCCGTGGGCCGAGCCGTGGTCGGCCGACCCGCTGCCCGGCACGTACTTCGTCCGGCTCTCGGTCATCGACGTGCCGGAGCCGGACCTGGGCGCTCCGGTCGAGGTGGAGCTGCTGGTCTCCGCGGACGGCGACGGGGGCGCCCCGGCCGACGACGGCGAGTTGGCGGCGCCGCTGGTGCCGAACACCCGGGCCGGTGCCGTGCTGACCGACGCGTCGGCCGCCGCGCCCCGGAACGACGCCGACGAGGAGGGCCTGGGCGACCTGCTGCCCGCCCTGGGCTCCCGGTGGATCTGGACCACCGCCGGTGGTGTCCTCGCCGCCGTGGCCGGGGTGGTCGGCTTCGCGCTGACCCGCCGACCCCGACGCCCCTGA
- a CDS encoding VOC family protein, whose product MGDPWSMTFDSANPPALAAFWKTALGYVDAAPPAGFADWASFRRHYDVPEEEWDDVAYLADPSGRGPRISFLRVPEAKVAKNRIHLDIQAGGGRGVAWEVRAPRVRAAVERLIAAGATMLREDEVDGRLDHVVMADPEGNEFCVV is encoded by the coding sequence ATGGGCGACCCGTGGAGCATGACCTTCGACAGCGCGAACCCGCCGGCCCTGGCCGCCTTCTGGAAGACCGCGCTGGGCTACGTCGACGCGGCGCCGCCGGCGGGCTTCGCCGACTGGGCGTCGTTCCGGCGGCACTACGACGTGCCCGAGGAGGAGTGGGACGACGTCGCCTACCTGGCGGACCCGTCCGGTCGGGGGCCGCGCATCTCGTTTCTCCGGGTGCCGGAGGCGAAGGTGGCGAAGAACCGGATCCACCTGGACATCCAGGCCGGGGGCGGGCGCGGCGTCGCGTGGGAGGTCCGGGCGCCGAGGGTACGCGCCGCGGTCGAGCGGCTGATCGCGGCCGGCGCGACAATGCTGCGGGAGGACGAGGTGGACGGTCGGCTCGATCACGTCGTGATGGCCGATCCGGAGGGCAACGAGTTCTGCGTGGTGTGA